One window of Oreochromis niloticus isolate F11D_XX linkage group LG23, O_niloticus_UMD_NMBU, whole genome shotgun sequence genomic DNA carries:
- the obsl1a gene encoding obscurin-like protein 1a, with protein sequence MDIFGGAPRVLGYPRPVVAQCGTDATLKCQVGGDPRPDVIWERKNVQILSEGRYKISEEGKVYLLTITRVTQQDAGQYICKARNSIGETYAAASLKVEGEAQQQDEDARQLVVNGGTQPMQENGEFVGHLNGYNAVQNGEHCKANGGELNGGWNSGLSEKQAEVDLTSDDRPRFLIKPLSLRVDRGEDAAFSCKIWGTPLPEVIWEKDGKKLNDIFESSHFSMRNEDGGWFQLKIYRTRMPDKGVYTCKAVNCHGEALAGAVLLVEPVPERGDSKTSSTGHTNSQWSPKHRGGRPGLSRITAEPPVDGSKVKKFAVAEGKHAKFRCFVTGKPKPEIIWKKDGVPLEPDRRHLIFEDREGYYTLKVLYCKVQDTGLYVCAASNALGNTLSAVHLSVKGPAVRFRRPLKDVEVKERDVAVLECEVPDESLPAAWYLEDQRLMPSSKYGMEQKGTKRRLTIHDVGTDDDGVYLCEMPDGAKSIAELSVKGTIVRKLPRKLEVLEGENAAFCVEVENDDMEVHWFKDGLKLHETHQTILKSFGKTHILVFVNVAYHDSGVVTFVAGRSKTSSRLKVKATRHCPPICPVGVKMDVDRPNSALLTWDPAPSSQTSTRSVFVLEMQEVGSQEWQKCFTSETATSAEVTGDIVPCEGNYRFRVCCINKYGRSGHVEFPNVVHLVPGPKILSRLQSCEVVEGQDARFSIELSAPMVGTWFLNSAQLQHGGRYSIQHNQTKHSVVIHESRMTEDEAEVTFIANGVRDSAVLNVKPAVMKFSPLSELDSKKKVDIGDAIVLYCEVSHPFAKVSWFKDGKELQVSDGLNIQADGNMRRIVIQSAEESHSGVYTCETSGDVITFNVDVAGPPVEFSPVAEDELHKSSMELDPVVLVCHVSRDDAEVVWYKDGCEIKPSDNITLQAEGTMRRLIIRSAETSDAGSYTCQAGSSSMEFTVNVREPPVMIVEPKDDVVMESYISEEIHLQCELSRSRGKVRWFKDGLQVAESENIQLISEGPYRRLTILCSSEEDAGEYVCETDGDSVFFQLGVKDPPVRIIYPSESELELTHLASERLELSCEISKADAPVRWFKDGLEVEAGHNLILEVDGAQRRLIIPITTVHDMGEYVCDTEDDSLAFLVTITEPPVTLTCAKDTADKLESLAGKPVILEIEVSRPNAEVKWLINGEEIQQSSNVTITEDGLIRRLTIHAPIPEDSGKYTCDAMDDKIDFQVKVSEPPVKILRKSEIKNNQKFLISDDIVLECELSRANAAAKWYKDGCRVQGDERFCEEEEGPFRSLVILNAELEDSGEYFLDVRDDSISFQVTVEEPPVTIVGNSNDLEYQEMMAGDDLILACEVSRANAPVQWYCNDRLLTSDDRTYIESYGTLRKIIISCVQPSDSGKYVCDAVDDKMVSVIRIQETPVTFVNKEDDIVVTGYEAESVTLTSYVSKESVLVRWMKDWTTVEGDRYRALMEGHKRTLTIEPLRRSDAGEYTCDINTDQMHFSLLVKEMRIKFTKPLRDTVAHADGMVTLRCEVCKPKADVQWLRNGVEVVPNRRFSIRADGVERSLTIHRLSREDAGEYTCESRDDRTVAKLRVEMPRVIEFLTELHNTTVLEGEDATFKCVVSPEDVQLVWLMDNEPITLGDRFQATHNGLCHTLVIKKCQMLDCSKITAEAEGQMSKASLKVQEAQVMFTKKMGAVMAEEFGDATLETEISLEAGEVQWMRQGVVIQSGPRHTLAQNGCKRSLTIHNLTLSDRGTYRCETLHDRTQVKLNVEPRKIAIRKGLTDQETFERETASFVVELSHTDVEGSWQKDGIRVKPNNQCRVSTNGRVHGLTLSNLTLEDTGTIVFSAEGVRTTARLTVKETPVSILKPLADARVEEELPVTLECEFSRQNVEVRWFKDGLELKPGKNCRIYSMGRKRFCQILQCSRADSGTYTCDTGEIKTSCSLEVYEHELEIVQDLEDLYIQEDQNAVFMCEVSLEDVTGEWYKDGHRIRPTSSIKIRTEGTKHFLLMCNVKAEDAGEIRFVARDVESTAYLEVEELPVSIVKPLRDRTALEKHRVILECTVSSPHCSATWYKGREELVSSDRLEILADGCSHKLVIQQVSVEDEGTYSIEVGEHTSKAKLMVEAQALVMVKELEDVEVMEGEPATFQCELSVAINKPPVWTLNGENLKPGPSVRLENHGTVHKLILKSTNVDMSGTVKFTMGKAKSSATLSVTE encoded by the exons ATGGATATTTTTGGTGGCGCACCTCGTGTTTTAGGCTATCCACGTCCTGTAGTGGCCCAGTGTGGAACAGATGCAACACTGAAGTGCCAAGTCGGTGGAGACCCACGCCCAGATGTGATCTGGGAACGCAAAAATGTCCAGATCCTGTCTGAAGGACGCTACAAGATCTCAGAGGAGGGAAAGGTTTACTTGCTGACCATTACCAGAGTGACCCAGCAGGATGCTGGCCAGTACATCTGCAAGGCTAGAAATAGCATAGGAGAAACCTATGCAGCAGCGTCCCTTAAAGTTGAAGGAGAGGCCCAGCAACAAGATGAGGACGCAAGACAGTTAGTGGTCAATGGTGGGACGCAACCTATGCAAGAAAACGGAGAATTTGTGGGACACCTAAATGGCTACAATGCAGTGCAAAATGGTGAACACTGCAAGGCAAATGGAGGGGAACTGAATGGAGGATGGAACAGCGGGCTAAGCGAAAAACAAGCAGAGGTTGATCTAACATCTGATGACAGACCGCGATTCCTCATCAAGCCCCTGTCTCTGCGTGTGGATCGGGGCGAAGACGCAGCCTTCTCCTGTAAAATCTGGGGGACCCCTCTGCCAGAGGTGATTTGGGAAAAGGATGGGAAGAAACTCAATGACATCTTTGAGAGTTCTCACTTCAGCATGAGGAATGAAGATGGTGGCTGGTTCCAACTCAAGATATATCGGACGCGTATGCCCGACAAAGGCGTCTACACCTGCAAGGCCGTCAACTGCCATGGTGAGGCCCTGGCTGGGGCCGTCCTTCTTGTCGAACCTGTACCAGAGCGAGGGGACAGCAAAACATCCTCGACCGGTCACACTAACAGCCAGTGGTCACCAAAGCACAGGGGTGGGAGGCCCGGTTTGTCAAGGATCACAGCAGAGCCACCTGTCGATGGGTCAAAAGTAAAGAAATTTGCAGTAGCGGAGGGGAAACACGCCAAGTTTCGCTGCTTTGTAACAGGGAAGCCAAAACCTGAGATCATCTGGAAGAAAGACGGAGTTCCCCTAGAGCCCGACAGACGTCATCTGATATTTGAGGACAGAGAGGGCTACTACACCCTGAAGGTGCTGTACTGTAAAGTGCAGGACACAGggttgtatgtgtgtgcagcATCAAATGCGCTGGGAAACACCCTAAGTGCCGTTCACCTGTCTGTCAAAG GCCCTGCCGTGCGGTTCAGGCGCCCGTTAAAAGACGTGGAGGTGAAAGAGCGGGACGTTGCCGTGCTTGAGTGTGAGGTACCTGATGAGTCACTCCCAGCTGCCTGGTACCTGGAAGACCAGAGGCTGATGCCCAGCAGTAAATATGGGATGGAGCAGAAAGGAACCAAACGAAGACTCACTATTCACGATGTGGGAACAGACGATGATGGAGTCTACCTGTGTGAGATGCCTGATGGAGCAAAGAGCATTGCTGAGCTCTCAGTTAAAG GTACTATTGTTCGTAAGCTTCCACGAAAACTGGAGGTCCTAGAGGGTGAGAACGCAGCCTTCTGCGTGGAGGTGGAGAACGACGACATGGAGGTCCACTGGTTCAAAGACGGGTTGAAGCTACATGAAACACACCAAACAATCCTCAAGTCTTTTGGCAAAACTCACATTCTGGTCTTTGTCAACGTGGCCTATCACGACTCGGGAGTTGTGACATTTGTCGCAGGACGATCCAAGACTTCATCACGCCTCAAGGTCAAAG CCACACGACACTGCCCACCTATCTGTCCGGTGGGAGTCAAAATGGATGTAGACAGACCCAACAGTGCGCTGCTTACCTGGGATCCCGCCCCCAGTAGTCAGACCTCCACCcgctctgtgtttgtgctggagATGCAAGAAGTGGGTTCTCAGGAATGGCAGAAGTGTTTCACCTCAGAGACCGCCACCTCAGCTGAGGTCACCGGTGACATTGTACCATGCGAGGGCAACTACCGTTTCAGAGTTTGCTGCATTAACAAATATGGACGAAGCGGCCATGTGGAGTTTCCCAACGTTGTCCATCTGG TTCCTGGGCCCAAGATCCTCAGCCGCCTCCAAAGCTGTGAGGTTGTAGAAGGACAAGATGCTCGCTTCTCCATTGAATTGTCTGCCCCAATGGTTGGAACCTGGTTTCTCAATAGTGCTCAACTGCAGCACGGCGGACGATATTCAATACAACACAATCAAACAAAGCACTCAGTGGTGATCCATGAAAGTCGCATGACAGAGGATGAAGCAGAGGTCACCTTCATAGCTAACGGAGTCAGGGATTCCGCTGTGCTCAACGTTAAAC ctgctgtgatgAAATTCAGTCCTCTGTCAGAGTTAGACAGCAAGAAAAAGGTGGACATAGGGGATGCCATTGTACTCTACTGTGAAGTCTCCCACCCGTTTGCAAAAGTATCCTGGTTCAAAGATGGCAAGGAGCTTCAGGTCTCAGATGGTCTAAACATCCAGGCCGATGGGAATATGAGGAGGATCGTGATCCAGTCAGCTGAGGAATCTCACTCTGGAGTTTACACATGTGAAACTTCAGGGgatgtcatcacattcaatgtGGATGTTGCAG gtcctcCGGTGGAGTTCAGTCCGGTCGCTGAGGATGAACTTCATAAGAGCAGCATGGAGTTGGACCCTGTGGTGCTGGTCTGCCATGTCTCCAGAGATGATGCTGAAGTTGTGTG GTATAAAGACGGCTGTGAGATCAAGCCCAGTGACAACATAACTCTGCAGGCAGAAGGAACCATGAGGAGGTTAATTATCCGCTCTGCAGAAACCTCGGATGCTGGAAGTTATACTTGCCAGGCAGGAAGCAGCAGCATGGAATTCACAGTCAATGTCCGAG agcctCCAGTGATGATAGTGGAACCTAAAGACGATGTGGTGATggagagctacatctcagaggAGATCCACCTGCAGTGCGAGCTGTCTCGCTCCAGGGGGAAGGTGCGATGGTTCAAGGATGGCCTGCAGGTGGCAGAGAGTGAAAACATCCAGCTGATATCAGAAGGCCCTTACAGGAGGCTGACAATTCTCTGCAGctcagaggaggatgctggagAGTATGTCTGTGAAACAGATGGAGACTCCGTCTTCTTCCAACTTGGTGTTAAAG ATCCACCAGTAAGAATCATTTATCCCAGTGAATCAGAGCTGGAACTGACTCACTTGGCATCAGAGAGGCTGGAGCTCAGCTGTGAGATCTCAAAGGCGGATGCTCCTGTGCGCTGGTTCAAAGACGGTCTAGAAGTAGAGGCAGGGCACAACTTGATCCTGGAGGTGGACGGGGCCCAACGGAGGCTCATTATACCCATAACCACTGTGCATGACATGGGGGAATATGTATGTGACACAGAAGATGACTCTTTGGCCTTCCTAGTAACTATTACAG AGCCACCAGTAACGCTAACTTGCGCCAAAGACACAGCTGACAAACTGGAGAGTCTTGCTGGCAAACCAGTGATTCTAGAGATCGAGGTGTCCCGACCAAATGCAGAAGTCAAGTGGCTGATAAATGGTGAAGAAATTCAGCAAAGCAGCAATGTCACCATCACAGAAGATGGGCTTATTCGTCGTTTGACAATTCACGCTCCCATTCCTGAGGATTCTGGCAAATACACTTGTGACGCTATGGATGATAAAATTGATTTCCAAGTTAAAGTTTCAG AGCCACCAGTGAAGATTTTAAGAAAGTCAGAGATCAAGAACAACCAAAAGTTCCTGATTTCTGATGACATTGTGCTGGAGTGTGAGCTCTCCAGAGCCAATGCTGCCGCCAAATGGTACAAGGATGGCTGTCGTGTTCAGGGTGATGAAAGGTTCTGTGAAGAGGAAGAAGGTCCTTTCCGCTCGCTCGTCATCCTTAATGCTGAACTCGAAGATTCAGGAGAATACTTCTTGGATGTCAGAGATGACAGTATCAGCTTCCAAGTTACAGTAGAAG AGCCTCCAGtgaccattgttggaaactCAAATGACCTTGAATACCAGGAGATGATGGCAGGCGATGACCTGATCCTGGCCTGTGAGGTATCTCGTGCTAATGCCCCTGTCCAGTGGTATTGTAATGACAGGCTTCTCACCAGTGATGACCGGACCTATATTGAAAGCTATGGGACACTGAGGAAAATCATCATTTCCTGTGTTCAGCCTTCCGATTCTGGAAAGTATGTGTGTGACGCTGTGGATGACAAGATGGTCAGCGTTATACGCATTCAAG AGACTCCAGTTACATTTGTGAACAAGGAGGATGACATTGTTGTGACGGGTTACGAAGCAGAGAGCGTGACCTTGACAAGCTATGTTTCCAAGGAAAGCGTTCTAGTGCGCTGGATGAAAGACTGGACGACCGTTGAAGGTGATCGTTACCGAGCACTCATGGAGGGCCATAAACGCACTCTTACCATCGAGCCTTTGAGGCGCTCTGATGCTGGCGAGTACACCTGTGACATCAACACAGACCAGATGCACTTCAGCCTGCtggttaaag AAATGAGAATTAAGTTCACAAAGCCGCTTAGAGACACTGTGGCCCACGCTGATGGTATGGTGACCCTTCGGTGTGAGGTGTGCAAGCCAAAAGCGGACGTCCAGTGGTTAAGGAATGGAGTAGAAGTGGTCCCAAACAGGAGATTCTCCATTAGGGCAGATGGAGTCGAAAGAAGCTTGACCATTCATCGTCTATCTCGAGAGGATGCCGGCGAGTATACCTGTGAGTCCAGAGATGACCGGACTGTTGCAAAACTGAGGGTAGAAA TGCCCCGAGTCATTGAGTTCCTCACTGAACTCCACAACACTACTGTGCTGGAAGGAGAAGATGCCACCTTTAAGTGTGTGGTTTCCCCAGAGGATGTCCAGCTGGTCTGGCTCATGGACAATGAGCCTATCACTCTGGGTGATCGTTTCCAGGCAACCCACAATGGCCTGTGCCACACCTTGGTGATTAAAAAGTGCCAGATGCTGGACTGCTCAAAAATTACAGCAGAAGCTGAAGGACAAATGAGCAAAGCCAGTCTGAAAGTTCAGG AGGCTCAGGTTATGTTTACTAAGAAAATGGGAGCTGTTATGGCAGAGGAGTTTGGTGATGCCACCTTGGAGACAGAGATTAGCCTGGAGGCCGGTGAGGTCCAGTGGATGAGGCAGGGGGTGGTTATCCAGTCTGGTCCCCGACACACGCTGGCCCAGAACGGCTGCAAACGCAGTCTCACCATCCACAACCTGACTCTGTCGGACAGGGGGACTTACCGGTGCGAGACTCTGCATGACCGGACACAGGTCAAACTCAATGTAGAAC CCCGTAAAATCGCCATCCGCAAAGGTCTGACTGACCAAGAAACCTTTGAACGAGAGACTGCCTCCTTTGTGGTGGAGCTGTCGCACACAGATGTGGAGGGCAGCTGGCAAAAGGACGGCATTCGGGTCAAGCCAAACAACCAGTGTAGGGTGAGCACCAACGGACGAGTTCACGGCCTCACCTTGTCCAACCTTACTCTGGAGGACACGGGCACCATCGTCTTCTCAGCTGAAGGAGTGCGCACCACAGCGAGGCTCACAGTCAAAG AAACACCAGTGTCCATCTTGAAACCACTGGCCGATGCCCGTGTGGAGGAGGAACTTCCTGTCACCCTGGAGTGTGAATTCTCCCGACAAAATGTTGAAGTCAGATGGTTTAAG GACGGGTTGGAGCTGAAGCCGGGGAAAAACTGTCGGATCTACTCAATGGGTCGTAAGAGGTTCTGTCAAATCCTGCAGTGCTCCCGGGCAGATTCTGGCACCTACACATGCGACACAGGGGAAATCAAAACGTCCTGTTCGCTGGAGGTTTATG AGCATGAGCTGGAGATAGTGCAGGATTTGGAGGATCTTTACATCCAGGAGGACCAGAATGCCGTCTTCATGTGTGAGGTTTCTCTGGAGGACGTGACGGGGGAGTGGTACAAAGACGGCCACAGGATCCGACCAACCAGCTCCATCAAGATCCGCACTGAAG GGACCAAACACTTCCTGCTGATGTGTAACGTTAAAGCTGAAGATGCTGGAGAAATCCGCTTTGTAGCCAGAGATGTTGAATCTACTGCCTACCTTGAAGTAGAGG AACTTCCAGTTTCTATTGTAAAGCCCCTGCGAGACAGAACAGCTCTGGAGAAACATCGTGTGATCCTTGAATGCACCGTTTCCTCGCCTCACTGCAGTGCTACCTGGTACAAAGGCAGGGAAGAACTGGTTTCCTCAGACCGACTGGAAATCCTGGCTGATGGCTGCTCCCACAAACTAGTGATTCAGCAGGTGTCTGTGGAGGATGAGGGCACCTACAGCATTGAGGTCGGGGAGCACACCTCCAAAGCCAAACTAATGGTGGAAG CCCAGGCTCTGGTGATGGTGAAAGAGCTAGAGGACGTGGAAGTGATGGAGGGAGAGCCGGCGACTTTCCAGTGTGAGTTATCAGTTGCCATAAATAAGCCTCCGGTTTGGACTTTGAATGGAGAGAACCTTAAGCCGGGGCCCTCTGTCCGCCTGGAAAACCACGGGACAGTCCACAAACTCATCCTGAAGAGCACCAACGTGGACATGAGCGGCACGGTGAAGTTTACCATGGGAAAGGCGAAGAGCAGCGCCACGCTCAGCGTGACAGAATGA
- the LOC100699205 gene encoding carboxy-terminal domain RNA polymerase II polypeptide A small phosphatase 1 isoform X2 produces the protein MDNPSSVITQVSRDEEGNKAAGERGSSPSLSSKKPRSGGLFSSLFCCLCRDQPEPPPVNNNAPLLVEENGTVSKIQAKPLLPPVKSKDSGKICVVIDLDETLVHSSFKPVNNADFIIPVEIDGTIHQVYVLKRPHVDEFLKRMGELFECVLFTASLAKYADPVSDLLDKWGAFRCRLFRESCVFHRGNYVKDLSRLGRDLNKVIIVDNSPASYIFHPDNAVPVASWFDDMSDTELLDLIPFFERLSKVDNVYTVLKQQGTSS, from the exons GttcttctccctctctgtcttccaAGAAACCCAGGAGTGGAGGCCTCTTCTCCAGCCTTTTCTGCTGCCTGTGCCGGGACCAGCCTGAGCCGCCACCAGTCAACAACAACGCCCCTCTCTTGGTAGAAGAGAATGGAACAGTGTCCAAg ATCCAGGCGAAACCACTGCTGCCTCCAGTGAAGTCAAAAGACTCTGGAAAGATCTGTGTGGTTATAGATCTGGATGAGACCTTAGTTCACAGCTCTTTTAAG CCTGTGAACAATGCAGATTTCATCATTCCTGTGGAAATCGATGGAACAATACACCAG GTGTATGTCCTGAAGCGGCCCCATGTCGACGAGTTTCTGAAGAGGATGGGGGAGCTGTTCGAATGTGTCCTCTTCACTGCCAGTTTAGCTAAG TATGCAGACCCAGTCTCCGATCTCCTGGACAAGTGGGGTGCTTTCCGCTGCCGCCTTTTCCGGGAGTCTTGCGTCTTTCACCGAGGGAATTATGTCAAGGATCTGAGTCGCCTGGGTCGTGACCTCAACAAAGTGATTATTGTGGACAACTCCCCCGCCTCCTACATCTTCCATCCCGACAACGCA GTGCCTGTGGCCTCTTGGTTCGATGACATGTCCGACACAGAGCTGCTGGACCTCATCCCGTTCTTCGAGAGGCTGAGCAAAGTGGATAACGTCTACACAGTCCTCAAGCAACAAGGGACCTCAAGCTAA